The following proteins are encoded in a genomic region of Bosea beijingensis:
- a CDS encoding methyl-accepting chemotaxis protein, with the protein MRERAQSSLTVNINLLRDILLTKGEPRFDGGKLIFGNETVNGNFAAVDKVKELSGGTATVFMGDTRVTTNVMKPDGTRAVGTKLAPGPAYDAVLKEKRTYSGAADILGVPYFTIYEPIIQKSDGSVIGILYVGIKQEEFLAVIGEMIRDNIVAGLAIAAVAAGLLFWLVRRMMKPLAVLSAALKRLAQGDLDTPVPAFGGDSEFGAMANAVEVLHHASVEKIRLEQDAAAQAELMGETRRQTEAQRQIATREQMEQAQELERVVDALAKGLAALSEGDLRHRIEADMPAAYAKLRDDFNETVDRLSDTVATIQTTSADVGLAAREISMGADDLSKRTEEQASSLEETAATTEELAASVKASAQASRAAATAADEAASAARSGGTIAGQAVDAMARIETASQKISDIIRVIDDIAFQTNLLALNAAVEAARAGDAGKGFAVVASEVRTLAQRSSEAAKDISTLISSSNAEVADGVQLVRKAGESLTQILAASQKVAATIADISAASGEQANGIDEMSQAVAHLDEMTQQNAALSEQSAASAGSLSGRIEQLNTLVATFRTNQGGGAASRAPAAATPAASEPDRLRQLAEAAFQQSRRPVAAAKPAPAQRAVNARNGTTGWEEF; encoded by the coding sequence ATGAGGGAGCGAGCCCAGTCGAGCCTCACGGTCAACATCAACCTTCTGCGGGATATCCTTCTGACCAAGGGCGAGCCCAGGTTCGATGGCGGCAAACTCATTTTTGGCAACGAAACCGTCAACGGGAACTTCGCCGCGGTCGACAAGGTGAAGGAGCTTTCCGGCGGCACCGCCACCGTCTTCATGGGCGACACGCGGGTGACGACCAATGTCATGAAGCCGGACGGCACGCGGGCTGTCGGCACCAAGCTGGCGCCGGGCCCGGCCTATGATGCTGTCCTCAAGGAGAAGCGGACCTATTCCGGCGCAGCCGATATTCTCGGCGTGCCCTATTTCACGATCTACGAGCCGATCATCCAGAAGTCGGATGGGAGCGTCATCGGCATTCTCTATGTCGGCATCAAGCAGGAAGAATTCCTCGCCGTCATCGGCGAGATGATCCGCGACAACATCGTTGCCGGCCTGGCGATTGCGGCCGTCGCCGCGGGACTGCTGTTCTGGCTGGTGCGCCGCATGATGAAGCCGCTCGCCGTCTTGAGCGCGGCTCTGAAGCGGCTCGCTCAAGGCGATCTGGACACGCCCGTTCCCGCTTTCGGCGGCGACAGCGAGTTCGGTGCCATGGCCAACGCCGTCGAGGTGTTGCACCACGCATCCGTAGAGAAGATCCGATTGGAACAGGATGCTGCCGCGCAGGCTGAACTGATGGGCGAAACCCGCCGCCAGACAGAGGCGCAGCGGCAGATTGCGACGCGCGAGCAGATGGAGCAGGCTCAGGAGCTGGAACGGGTCGTCGACGCGCTGGCCAAGGGGCTTGCCGCCCTTTCGGAGGGGGATTTGCGCCACCGCATCGAGGCTGACATGCCCGCCGCCTATGCCAAGTTGCGCGACGACTTCAACGAGACGGTCGACCGCCTCTCGGACACGGTCGCCACGATCCAGACGACCTCGGCCGATGTCGGCCTCGCCGCCCGCGAGATCAGCATGGGCGCCGACGACCTGTCGAAGCGCACCGAGGAGCAGGCCTCCTCGCTGGAGGAGACGGCCGCCACGACCGAGGAGCTCGCCGCTTCGGTGAAGGCCTCGGCCCAGGCCTCCCGCGCCGCGGCGACCGCTGCGGACGAGGCCGCCAGCGCAGCCCGCTCGGGCGGCACGATCGCCGGCCAGGCAGTCGACGCCATGGCCCGGATCGAGACGGCATCGCAGAAGATCTCCGACATCATCCGCGTGATCGACGACATCGCCTTCCAGACCAACCTGCTGGCGCTCAACGCCGCGGTCGAGGCGGCGCGCGCCGGCGATGCCGGCAAGGGCTTTGCCGTCGTCGCCTCCGAGGTTCGCACGCTGGCGCAGCGCTCGAGCGAGGCGGCCAAGGACATCTCGACCCTGATCTCCTCGTCGAATGCCGAGGTCGCCGACGGCGTCCAGCTCGTCCGCAAGGCCGGCGAATCCCTGACGCAGATCCTCGCGGCCTCGCAGAAGGTCGCGGCGACGATCGCCGACATCTCGGCAGCCTCCGGCGAACAGGCCAACGGCATCGACGAGATGAGCCAGGCGGTCGCGCATCTCGACGAGATGACGCAGCAGAACGCGGCCTTGTCCGAGCAGAGCGCGGCCTCGGCCGGCTCGCTCTCGGGCCGGATCGAGCAGCTCAACACGCTCGTCGCGACCTTCCGGACCAATCAAGGTGGCGGTGCCGCGTCGCGCGCGCCGGCCGCCGCCACGCCGGCTGCGTCCGAACCTGACCGTTTGCGCCAGCTCGCCGAAGCAGCCTTCCAGCAATCGCGGCGCCCGGTTGCCGCGGCCAAGCCCGCGCCCGCCCAGCGTGCGGTGAACGCCCGCAACGGCACCACGGGCTGGGAGGAGTTCTAG
- a CDS encoding DNA recombination protein RmuC, with product MNEIAFTLLERPVTWAEAALGFGALSFALLLMAVIAGWRGGKSRAIEAAMAAERAREMDDKVAEMNRQQAELAGRMQSMAEILSTRQGDLARLVADRMDGLSHKVGQGLERNVQQTTESLGKLQERLAVIDHAQKNLTDLTSEVVTLRDVLANKQARGAYGQGRMEAIIRDGLPAAFFAFQPQLSNGKRPDCLVTLPGDGRGLVIDAKFPLESFTLLREARGDDARKAAGQRVRSDVGVHVKDIAERYFLPGETQDVALLFVPSESIYADLHEHFDDVVQRAHRARIMIVSPSLLALAIQLMQSLVRDARMREEAQVIQSEVGKLLDDVRRLGERVDKLDTHFRQAQDDVGQIKTSAGKVTSRAEKIGALDFDDEKSEPKLPFAKGLELKRAAE from the coding sequence ATGAACGAGATCGCCTTCACCCTGCTGGAGCGCCCGGTGACCTGGGCCGAAGCCGCACTCGGCTTCGGGGCCCTGAGCTTCGCCCTGCTCTTGATGGCGGTGATCGCCGGCTGGCGCGGCGGCAAGAGCCGCGCGATCGAGGCCGCGATGGCCGCCGAGCGCGCCCGCGAGATGGACGACAAGGTCGCGGAAATGAACCGCCAGCAGGCCGAACTCGCCGGCCGGATGCAGTCCATGGCCGAGATCCTGTCGACCCGGCAGGGCGATCTCGCGCGGCTCGTCGCCGACCGGATGGACGGCTTGAGCCACAAGGTCGGCCAGGGGCTCGAACGCAATGTCCAGCAGACGACCGAAAGCCTCGGCAAGCTGCAGGAACGGCTGGCGGTCATCGACCATGCCCAGAAGAACCTGACCGATCTGACCTCCGAGGTGGTGACCCTCCGGGATGTGCTCGCCAACAAGCAGGCGCGCGGCGCCTATGGCCAGGGCCGCATGGAAGCGATCATCCGCGACGGCCTGCCCGCCGCCTTCTTCGCCTTCCAGCCGCAGCTCTCGAACGGCAAGCGGCCGGATTGCCTGGTCACCCTTCCCGGCGACGGGCGCGGCCTCGTCATCGACGCGAAGTTCCCGCTGGAGAGCTTCACGCTGCTGCGCGAGGCGCGCGGCGACGACGCCAGGAAAGCTGCCGGCCAGCGCGTGCGCAGCGATGTCGGCGTGCATGTGAAGGACATCGCCGAGCGCTATTTCCTGCCCGGCGAGACGCAGGACGTGGCGCTGCTCTTCGTGCCCTCGGAATCGATCTATGCCGACCTGCACGAGCATTTCGACGATGTCGTGCAGCGGGCTCATCGTGCCCGGATCATGATCGTCTCGCCCTCGCTGCTGGCGCTGGCGATCCAGCTCATGCAGTCGCTGGTGCGCGACGCCCGGATGCGCGAGGAAGCGCAGGTGATCCAGAGCGAGGTCGGCAAGCTGCTCGACGATGTCAGGCGCCTCGGCGAGCGCGTCGACAAGCTCGACACTCATTTCCGGCAGGCGCAGGACGATGTCGGCCAGATCAAGACCTCGGCCGGCAAGGTGACCAGCCGCGCCGAGAAGATCGGCGCGCTCGATTTCGACGACGAGAAGAGCGAGCCGAAGCTGCCCTTTGCCAAGGGTCTGGAGCTGAAGCGAGCGGCCGAGTAG
- the def gene encoding peptide deformylase — protein MSVRPLVILPDAQLRLVSKPVEAVTPEIKALVADMFETMYDAPGIGLAAIQIGVPLRVVTIDLSKPEAKEGEEPEPKKPQVFINPEVTWSSDEFSAYEEGCLSIPEYYEEVERPAEVKVRYLDLDGKTQEIAADGLLATCLQHEIDHLDGVLFIDHLSRLKRERVTKKFAKAAKRSAA, from the coding sequence ATGTCCGTTCGCCCGCTCGTCATCCTGCCCGACGCCCAGCTTCGCCTCGTCTCGAAGCCGGTCGAGGCCGTCACGCCCGAGATCAAGGCGCTGGTCGCGGACATGTTCGAGACGATGTACGACGCGCCCGGTATCGGGCTCGCGGCGATCCAGATTGGCGTGCCCTTGCGCGTGGTGACGATCGACCTGTCGAAGCCCGAGGCGAAGGAGGGCGAGGAGCCCGAGCCGAAGAAGCCGCAGGTCTTCATCAATCCGGAGGTCACCTGGTCCTCGGACGAGTTCAGCGCCTACGAGGAGGGCTGCCTCTCGATTCCCGAATATTACGAGGAGGTCGAGCGCCCTGCCGAGGTAAAGGTCCGCTACCTGGATCTCGACGGCAAGACGCAGGAAATCGCGGCGGATGGCCTGCTCGCGACCTGCCTGCAGCACGAGATCGACCATCTCGACGGCGTGCTCTTCATCGACCATCTCTCGCGCCTGAAGCGCGAGCGCGTCACCAAGAAATTCGCCAAGGCGGCCAAGCGTTCGGCGGCCTGA
- the fmt gene encoding methionyl-tRNA formyltransferase, with protein sequence MSLRVIFMGTPDFAVPVLTEIVGQGHEVVSCYTRAPAQAGRGLETKPSPVHRAAERFGIPVFTPATLKTPEQAEIIASHQADVAVVVAYGMILPQAILDLPELGCLNLHASLLPRWRGAAPIQRAIMAGDAESGVCVMKMEAGLDTGPVAMVENLTIGPDMTAGELHDQLSILGADLMVRALAALGRGGLQFTPQPEEGVTYASKIANAEAKLSWALPAQQVHDLVRGLSPFPGAFAEIDLGKGPERLKILRTARAGGAAEPGTLLDDEGTVACAVGAVKLLQVQRAGKAPMSGAEFLRGARLGAGAKL encoded by the coding sequence ATGAGTTTGCGCGTCATCTTCATGGGCACGCCGGATTTCGCCGTGCCGGTGCTGACCGAGATCGTCGGCCAGGGGCATGAGGTCGTTTCCTGCTATACCCGCGCCCCGGCGCAGGCCGGCCGCGGCCTCGAAACGAAGCCCTCGCCGGTGCATCGCGCAGCCGAGCGCTTCGGCATTCCGGTCTTCACCCCCGCTACGCTCAAGACGCCGGAGCAGGCCGAGATCATCGCCTCGCACCAGGCCGATGTCGCCGTCGTCGTCGCCTATGGCATGATCCTGCCCCAGGCGATCCTCGATCTGCCCGAGCTCGGCTGCCTGAACCTCCATGCCTCGTTGCTGCCGCGCTGGCGTGGCGCCGCCCCGATCCAGCGCGCGATCATGGCCGGCGATGCCGAGAGCGGCGTCTGCGTGATGAAGATGGAAGCCGGTCTCGATACCGGCCCCGTCGCCATGGTCGAGAACCTGACGATCGGCCCGGACATGACGGCCGGCGAACTGCACGACCAGTTGAGCATCCTTGGCGCCGACCTGATGGTGCGCGCGCTGGCGGCGCTCGGGCGCGGCGGCCTGCAGTTCACGCCGCAGCCCGAAGAGGGCGTGACCTATGCCAGCAAGATCGCCAATGCCGAGGCGAAGCTGAGCTGGGCCCTGCCGGCGCAGCAGGTCCATGACCTCGTGCGCGGCCTCTCGCCTTTCCCGGGTGCCTTCGCCGAGATCGATCTCGGCAAGGGACCGGAGCGCCTGAAGATCCTGCGCACGGCTCGTGCCGGCGGCGCGGCCGAGCCCGGCACGTTGCTCGACGACGAGGGTACCGTCGCCTGCGCCGTCGGGGCGGTGAAGCTGCTTCAGGTCCAGCGCGCCGGCAAGGCGCCGATGAGCGGGGCCGAGTTCCTGCGCGGCGCCCGGCTCGGAGCCGGTGCCAAGCTCTGA
- the truA gene encoding tRNA pseudouridine(38-40) synthase TruA, which produces MPRYKLVIEYDGTPFSGWQRQLNGPSVQQSVEEAVEAFCGHPVRLHCAGRTDAGVHATHQVAHVDIDKEWRTDVVRDATNARLKRIPVAVLSAELVPDTFDARISARRRYYVYRILDRRAQPALERERVWHVPVKLDHEAMDRAAKALLGQHDFTTFRAAECQANSPIRTLDRCDVRREGSEIVVYVHARSFLHHQVRSIVGCLKMVGMGRWPENKVGKVLAARDRSQCAALAPSCGLYLAGVDYVEQTG; this is translated from the coding sequence ATGCCGCGCTACAAGCTCGTCATCGAATATGACGGCACGCCGTTCTCGGGCTGGCAGCGCCAGCTCAACGGCCCGTCCGTGCAGCAGAGCGTCGAGGAGGCGGTCGAGGCCTTCTGCGGCCACCCCGTTCGTTTGCATTGTGCCGGCCGCACTGATGCCGGCGTCCATGCCACCCATCAGGTCGCCCATGTCGATATCGACAAGGAGTGGCGCACCGATGTCGTGCGCGACGCGACCAATGCCCGGCTGAAGCGGATTCCGGTCGCCGTGCTCAGCGCCGAGCTGGTGCCCGACACTTTCGACGCCCGCATCTCGGCGCGGCGCCGCTATTACGTCTATCGTATCCTCGACCGCCGGGCTCAGCCGGCCCTGGAGCGCGAGCGCGTCTGGCATGTGCCGGTCAAGCTCGACCACGAGGCGATGGACCGTGCCGCCAAGGCGCTGCTCGGCCAGCACGACTTCACCACCTTCCGCGCCGCCGAGTGCCAGGCCAACAGCCCGATCCGCACGCTCGACCGCTGCGATGTCCGCCGCGAGGGCTCGGAGATCGTCGTCTATGTCCATGCCCGGTCGTTCCTGCATCATCAGGTGCGCTCGATCGTCGGTTGCCTGAAGATGGTGGGCATGGGCAGGTGGCCGGAGAACAAGGTCGGCAAGGTCCTGGCCGCGCGCGACCGCTCGCAATGCGCGGCTCTGGCGCCGTCCTGCGGGCTCTATCTCGCCGGCGTCGACTACGTCGAACAGACGGGCTGA
- the dapE gene encoding succinyl-diaminopimelate desuccinylase, whose translation MSAAPTSSAPALSFDPTDPVALTQALVRCPSVTPEESGALALLDAVLSAEGYAVYRPAFSEPDTPDVENLYARIGSTAPVFVIAGHTDVVPVGDAAAWTREPFGGAIENGTLYGRGACDMKGGLAAMVSAAIRYRRDNPDAPGSIVFLVTGDEEGPSLNGTVKLLAWAHERGERFDHCILGEPTNPAAMSDMIKIGRRGSLTGKLTVQGTQGHVGYPHLADNPIRGMVRLLAALDATPLDGGTQHFDPSNLEVTTLDVGNPATNVIPAQAKAAFNIRFNDTWTPETLAAELERRLRDAAGNQVRYTLEVQPTNAVAFLTEPGPFVALVADAVEAETGKRPALSTTGGTSDARFIKNYCPVVEYGVVGKTMHQIDECVAVADLLSLERITHRLLASYFAAQHPA comes from the coding sequence ATGAGCGCCGCACCGACCTCCTCCGCCCCTGCCCTCTCCTTCGATCCGACCGATCCCGTCGCGCTGACGCAGGCTCTGGTCCGCTGCCCCTCGGTGACGCCCGAGGAAAGCGGAGCGCTCGCATTGCTCGATGCCGTGCTGTCGGCGGAAGGCTACGCGGTGTACCGCCCCGCCTTCAGCGAGCCTGATACGCCGGATGTCGAGAATCTCTATGCGCGCATCGGCAGCACAGCTCCCGTCTTCGTGATCGCCGGCCATACCGATGTCGTTCCCGTCGGCGACGCCGCCGCCTGGACGCGCGAGCCCTTCGGCGGCGCGATCGAGAACGGCACGCTCTATGGACGCGGCGCCTGCGACATGAAGGGCGGCCTCGCCGCCATGGTCTCAGCCGCGATCCGCTACCGACGCGACAATCCCGATGCGCCCGGCTCGATCGTCTTCCTGGTCACCGGCGACGAGGAAGGCCCCTCGCTCAACGGCACGGTCAAGCTGCTGGCCTGGGCGCATGAGCGCGGCGAGCGCTTCGACCATTGCATCCTCGGCGAGCCGACCAATCCGGCTGCGATGAGCGACATGATCAAGATCGGCCGGCGGGGCTCGCTCACCGGCAAGCTGACCGTACAGGGCACGCAGGGCCATGTCGGCTATCCCCATCTCGCCGACAACCCGATCCGCGGCATGGTCCGCCTGCTGGCGGCTCTCGACGCGACGCCGCTCGACGGCGGCACGCAGCATTTCGACCCGAGCAATCTCGAAGTGACCACGCTCGATGTCGGCAACCCCGCGACCAACGTCATCCCGGCGCAGGCGAAGGCGGCCTTCAACATCCGCTTCAACGATACCTGGACGCCGGAGACGCTCGCTGCCGAGCTGGAGCGGCGCCTGCGGGACGCCGCCGGCAACCAGGTGCGCTACACGCTCGAGGTGCAGCCGACCAATGCCGTCGCGTTCCTGACCGAGCCCGGCCCCTTCGTCGCGCTCGTCGCCGACGCCGTCGAGGCCGAGACCGGCAAGCGCCCGGCGCTCTCGACCACGGGCGGCACGTCGGATGCGCGCTTCATCAAGAACTATTGCCCCGTCGTCGAGTACGGCGTCGTCGGCAAGACGATGCATCAGATCGACGAATGCGTCGCCGTCGCCGACCTTCTGTCGCTCGAACGGATCACGCATCGTTTACTCGCCAGCTATTTTGCGGCGCAGCATCCGGCTTGA
- a CDS encoding DUF805 domain-containing protein, whose product MSLVRLFTDFHGRIGLRTFWLGSIAVALTLLATERTVLLLADHHNAAMVIAFIKAFALFPWAALAAKRASDRGSTPLFGILLICAIVLPEQLRPFLSIGWRPSLEAIATMAWVVAFIDLGLLPSAKAREGVAADPAGAKAAE is encoded by the coding sequence ATGTCCCTGGTCCGCCTGTTCACTGACTTTCACGGCCGCATCGGCCTGCGGACCTTCTGGCTCGGCAGTATCGCCGTTGCGCTGACGCTGCTCGCGACCGAGCGCACCGTCCTGCTCCTGGCGGATCATCACAACGCGGCGATGGTCATCGCCTTCATCAAGGCCTTCGCCCTGTTTCCCTGGGCAGCGCTGGCGGCGAAGCGCGCCAGCGACCGCGGCAGCACCCCTCTGTTCGGCATCCTGCTGATCTGCGCCATCGTGCTGCCGGAGCAGTTGCGGCCCTTCCTGTCGATCGGCTGGCGCCCGTCACTGGAGGCGATCGCGACCATGGCCTGGGTCGTCGCCTTCATCGATCTCGGGCTGCTGCCATCGGCGAAGGCGCGGGAGGGGGTTGCGGCCGACCCGGCTGGTGCTAAAGCGGCGGAATGA
- a CDS encoding ribonuclease D: protein MTIRFHRGDLPDGYDAGSSVAIDTETLGLNPHRDRLCVVQLSRGDGTADVVQIPKGGERPKNLIRLLEDPGVLKLFHFARFDVAVLKHAFGVVTAPVYCTKIASKLTRTYTDRHGLKDLVRELLGVELSKQQQSSDWGADTLSEAQLAYAASDVLHLHALHEKLETMLAREGRRHLAQACFQFLPYRAELDLAGWDETDIFAHT, encoded by the coding sequence ATGACCATCCGTTTCCATCGCGGCGACCTGCCGGACGGCTACGACGCCGGATCGAGCGTCGCGATCGACACCGAGACGCTCGGCCTCAACCCGCATCGCGACCGGCTCTGCGTCGTCCAGCTTTCGCGTGGCGACGGCACCGCCGATGTCGTGCAGATTCCGAAGGGCGGCGAGCGGCCGAAGAACCTGATCCGCCTGCTCGAGGATCCGGGCGTGCTGAAGCTCTTCCACTTCGCCCGCTTCGACGTCGCCGTGCTCAAGCATGCCTTCGGCGTGGTTACGGCGCCGGTCTATTGCACCAAGATCGCCTCGAAGTTGACCCGCACCTATACCGACCGGCACGGGCTCAAGGATCTCGTGCGCGAGCTGCTCGGCGTCGAATTGTCGAAGCAGCAGCAATCCTCGGATTGGGGCGCGGATACTTTGAGCGAGGCACAGTTGGCCTACGCTGCCTCCGATGTCCTGCATCTCCATGCGCTGCACGAGAAGCTGGAGACCATGCTCGCGCGTGAAGGGCGCCGGCATCTCGCCCAGGCCTGTTTCCAATTCCTGCCCTATCGTGCCGAGCTCGATCTCGCCGGCTGGGACGAGACCGACATCTTCGCGCACACTTGA
- the lptC gene encoding LPS export ABC transporter periplasmic protein LptC produces the protein MTFNDPAAGLSAQAARRRAAFGAARRHTRLVHLLRRVIPVAAVALVLALVVIPFLAPLGGKLANVSISSVGITGGKVRMETPKLSGYRKDNRPYQVTAENAFQEIRNPTQVELQTLTARIQMEREGWVTVNAKTGLFDTQKEKLRLVDDVKIRTENGHDMQMKTADVDFKSGTVVSKEPVKVSLGETTVDADTLDVKNNGELIAFEGRVRVFIRNAPAGTIAGPEREGSKPMLELLNANRVPPANAVPAGDAGNGKRQ, from the coding sequence ATGACCTTCAACGACCCGGCGGCGGGGCTGTCCGCGCAGGCGGCGCGCCGTCGCGCGGCCTTCGGCGCGGCGCGGCGTCATACGCGGCTGGTGCATCTCCTGCGCCGCGTGATTCCGGTCGCCGCCGTGGCGCTTGTGCTGGCGCTCGTCGTGATTCCCTTCCTCGCGCCGCTCGGCGGCAAGCTCGCCAATGTCTCGATCAGCTCCGTCGGCATCACCGGCGGCAAGGTCAGGATGGAGACGCCGAAGCTCTCCGGCTACCGCAAGGATAACCGGCCCTATCAGGTCACGGCTGAGAACGCTTTCCAGGAGATCAGGAACCCGACGCAGGTCGAGCTCCAGACCCTCACGGCCCGCATCCAGATGGAGCGCGAGGGCTGGGTGACGGTGAACGCGAAGACGGGTCTGTTCGATACGCAGAAGGAGAAGCTGCGCCTCGTCGACGACGTCAAGATCCGCACCGAGAACGGTCACGACATGCAGATGAAGACGGCCGATGTCGACTTCAAATCCGGCACGGTGGTATCGAAGGAGCCCGTCAAGGTCAGCCTCGGCGAGACCACGGTCGATGCCGACACACTTGACGTGAAGAACAATGGCGAGTTGATCGCTTTCGAGGGGCGGGTCCGGGTCTTCATCCGGAACGCGCCAGCAGGTACGATCGCAGGCCCCGAGCGCGAGGGCAGCAAGCCGATGCTGGAACTGCTGAACGCGAATCGGGTTCCCCCCGCGAATGCAGTGCCGGCAGGCGATGCCGGTAACGGGAAGAGACAGTGA
- a CDS encoding LptA/OstA family protein, with protein MTRTGQMLRFVQARDAALLLAAGFALLGAPQEAFAQSAPAKPRGASSALGGLGGDSKEPIKIDADKLDVLDKENKAVFSGNVVAVQGETTVRCTVMTVLYEGRGGPGGTAGRPATPAPAPAPAATGASGQGNDSSIKRILCKGPVTVVSKTQAATSDNAEFDRANNLVIMTGNVALNDGPNVTRGEKLIYNTTTGIANVQGGRVQGLFVPNSGDATKTDAGKPAPKPTN; from the coding sequence ATGACCAGGACTGGCCAGATGCTCCGTTTCGTGCAGGCCCGCGACGCCGCGCTGCTCCTCGCTGCGGGCTTCGCGCTGCTCGGCGCGCCGCAGGAGGCCTTCGCGCAGTCTGCCCCGGCCAAGCCGCGGGGCGCGTCCTCGGCCCTGGGCGGGCTCGGCGGCGACAGCAAAGAGCCGATCAAGATCGACGCCGACAAGCTGGATGTGCTCGACAAGGAGAACAAGGCCGTCTTCTCCGGCAATGTCGTGGCCGTGCAGGGCGAGACGACGGTCCGCTGCACCGTGATGACCGTGCTCTACGAGGGCCGTGGCGGCCCGGGCGGAACCGCCGGCCGCCCTGCGACGCCGGCCCCCGCCCCAGCTCCCGCAGCGACGGGCGCGAGCGGCCAGGGCAATGACAGCTCGATCAAGCGCATCCTGTGCAAGGGGCCGGTCACGGTGGTCTCGAAGACGCAGGCCGCGACCTCGGACAATGCCGAGTTCGACCGCGCCAACAACCTCGTCATCATGACCGGGAACGTCGCCCTCAATGACGGGCCGAACGTGACCCGCGGCGAGAAGCTGATCTACAACACGACCACCGGCATCGCGAATGTGCAGGGCGGGCGCGTGCAGGGGCTCTTCGTTCCCAATTCGGGTGACGCCACCAAGACCGATGCCGGCAAGCCGGCCCCGAAGCCGACCAACTGA
- the lptB gene encoding LPS export ABC transporter ATP-binding protein, giving the protein MAAPARPAPRPQQPGVFGRLRGLFGNRGEGEARQAPLTAAAIGGAGILAVEGLRKSYGGRAVVSDASLSLRQGEAVGLLGPNGAGKTTIFYMITGLVAADAGIISLEGNDITALPMYQRARLGIGYLPQEASIFRGLSVEDNIRSVLEVVEPDRKARERQLDQLLEEFTITRLRKAPSIALSGGERRRCEIARALAGKPSFILLDEPFAGIDPIAVGDIQALVRQLTDRGIGVLITDHNVRETLGLVDRAYIIHSGRVLTEGSPAEIIANPDVRRVYLGEDFRL; this is encoded by the coding sequence ATGGCCGCGCCGGCGCGGCCGGCTCCGCGCCCGCAGCAGCCGGGCGTCTTCGGCCGTTTGCGCGGTCTGTTCGGCAATCGCGGCGAGGGGGAGGCCCGCCAGGCGCCGCTCACGGCTGCGGCGATCGGCGGGGCGGGCATCCTCGCGGTCGAGGGCCTGCGCAAGAGCTATGGCGGGCGCGCCGTCGTTTCGGATGCGAGCCTCTCGCTGCGCCAGGGCGAGGCTGTCGGCCTGCTCGGCCCCAACGGCGCCGGCAAGACCACGATCTTCTACATGATCACCGGCCTCGTCGCGGCCGATGCCGGCATCATCTCGCTCGAAGGCAACGACATCACCGCCTTGCCGATGTACCAGCGGGCCCGCCTCGGCATCGGCTACCTGCCGCAGGAAGCCTCGATCTTCCGCGGCCTCTCGGTCGAGGACAATATCCGCTCGGTGCTGGAGGTGGTCGAGCCCGACCGCAAGGCGCGCGAGCGCCAGCTCGACCAGTTGCTGGAGGAATTCACCATCACCCGCCTGCGCAAGGCGCCCTCGATCGCGCTTTCGGGCGGCGAGCGGCGGCGCTGCGAGATCGCGCGCGCGCTCGCCGGCAAGCCCTCCTTCATCCTGCTCGACGAGCCTTTCGCCGGCATCGACCCGATTGCGGTCGGCGACATTCAGGCGCTGGTGCGGCAATTGACCGATCGCGGCATCGGCGTGCTGATCACCGACCACAATGTCCGCGAGACGCTCGGCCTCGTGGACCGCGCCTATATCATCCATTCCGGGCGCGTGCTGACCGAAGGCTCGCCGGCCGAGATCATCGCCAATCCGGATGTCCGGCGCGTCTATCTGGGCGAGGATTTCCGCCTCTGA